The following DNA comes from Pomacea canaliculata isolate SZHN2017 linkage group LG10, ASM307304v1, whole genome shotgun sequence.
AGTAAAAAGCAAGAAGGAGGGAGATGTTTTGTCCCtcctttttttaactgctttaaTGTAGACACAAAGCTCATCACAACGCTTATATTAGCTGCCGGCACGCAATTAAGTTTTTGTTAATTGAATATTTGTATGATGGCATGAAagtgcaagaaaataaatatatgtaaaagaaaGACTGAGTCTGTGTCTTCATTAGTTTtggagatgtttgtgtttgagtgGTGGCTAGAACTCTTGATTGTCCGCCATGTTTGAggctgtcacgtggtctggtGCACGTGGTCCCAGTTACgtcatttcaaatattttgcgTCATCGTTTATTGTGCTGTagaactgtgacgtcacggaccAATATAAATGTCAGTTGTGGTTACGTGTCAGTCAAACACGTCGCCATGTCCTCCAGTGTTTACTGACGCCATTCAACATGTAAACATCAATATCCACGTGACAGTTTGTGACCGCCAGCACAAACACCGACCCCACCATCAACACACGTTACACCACGTGGCCTGCCGGCTGTCGTGCCGGGTACCGGGTACCCTCACAAAATACACAGTATTCTCCCCGtcacactcaacacacacatacctcaACACGTGACAACATCaaggttgttgtttgttgtcttttaaacttgatattttgtttgctggtgTCCATGAGATACGTGGAGCTGAAAACTAGCGATGTTGGTGTGGTCACcgactggcactggcactgtgagtgtgtgtgtgatacccTGTATCCTGCTGATATCCTCCAACACTGGATTGTTCTCAAGATACCCTGTATCCTGCTGATGTCCTCCAACACTGGATTGTTCTCAAGATACCCTGTATCCTGCTGATATCCTCCAACACTGGATTGTTCTCAAGATACCCTGTATCCTGCTGATGTCCTCCAACACTGGATTGTTCTCAAGATACCCTGTATCCTGCTGATGGCCTCCAACACTGGATTGTTCTCAAGATACCCTGTATCCTGCTGATGTCCTCCAACACTGGATTGTTCTCAAGATACCCTGTATCCTGCTGATGGCCTCCAACACTGGATTGTTCTGATGCCTTGACAACACCTGCCTTTATCTCGCCAGGTGTTGTGACAGCCATGACTGTTGCATGAGCGCCCCCTACACACAACGGCTGTGGGGGCGGGGGGGGGAGGAGCAGTTTTGTGGGCCAACAGGTGGAGTGGAGTAGGTAGCCTTGTATTCAGTACGACTGGTACCGGTGGTTAGGGGAGGAGGACcacctccaaggtaccttgaagccACAAGGACAGGATGTCGTGCAGGGTGGCATGGCCGGATCAAACCGGCTGACAGAGGTTGAGCGTTAGAAGTGGAGGTTGCTGGTGTCCTACGACTGTGACAACCCAGCTTCCTACAGTCACTGgttctgtgttctgtgtgtgagaTCCACAGCAGCTCCTCAGCCTCCTGTTCTCCAACACCTGCATTGTCCTCCGTGTGTCACAGCGTCCACGTGACACATCCGTAaagcagggtgggtgggtaccACGAGGGTCTGGTGCTGACCACGGACGTatagaggtggactgctgtctgtctgccgagaccaacgcttagcttcttgccACGTTGTCCGCTGtgagtctcggcgagcctacaCAAAGAATGTGAGATATAAGTATGTATGTCTCAGCTCGCCAAAGCCAATCAAGTGAAGGCGATCATGCCGCTAGGAGGAGGTCAAGACTTCGGTCGCGGCAGCTGTTGTCTGCTCTTAACGGCCTTTCAACAGTCGGCGTGTCGGGGAGACAACTCACTGTCAGGAAGCGGACCCGGGTTATCTTTCCACATGATCGATCTCTGACTGGCTGGTCGTTGGCAGAAGTCTCTCTCATCTATTATTCAGACCTTAAGTAAAGTCGATCTCCACCAACGCTCCTTGCTGGCGTGTGCTTAGTCCCTGAACTTTGACCTCCAGGCTTGGGGTCAAGCAGCAGCTGGAAATGTCTGCACTCTGCCAGGACGACAAACGAGGAGTGAGAACTGTATACAAAGTGCTGGTGGTTAGCTTAACCCTAGCCCTAACCCTGAAGAGATCCAGCGCCGCCTGCTGGTGGCTTGATGGCTGTCAGGTCGGGTGCGACACCCGGTGTAACGGATCTGGCGCCACGTGGAGGTGGACAAGGCTGTGGAGTAGACTGAGATCGATCTTTGCTCACGTGTCTGTCGCTTTGCCCACTCCACATCCGGGTAACTGAGCACGAGCGAGCGCACCCCGTGGCGAGCTGATGTACAGGTGTGAGGGAGGGGCGAGTACTCTCGTTGCTAGATCACCGCACATCCTGTAAACACTGTCGACACCAGGTGGCAGGTGAGTTCCGCTCATTTACAGCAAACACGCGCAGACATCCACACGGCCTGCAGCGGGTGGCCAGGTGCATGAAGGGATTCACCACAACGcaaacatgtcacgtgacaagcaaATAGCGGACAAGCCGATGACGTCAGTAAGCAGGAAGTAAGGCAACCAACATCCGGTAACAGGTGTTAAAAATAGAAGTACGCCAGGTGTTGCCACAAGTACACGACATAATTTCATGACACGTCATCTCAATATCTGATGATAGGGTGACACCATTTGatactgacactgacacatgtCAGACATGTGTATCACTAGACATTTGACACTGACACATGTCAGACATGTCATCACTATATTTGACACTGACACATGCCAGACATGTCATCACTATATTTGATACTGATAGTGACATGTCAGACACGTATTACTCACCATCTGTAACAATAAAAGGTTTATTTACGAGCTTTGGAGTTTGGAGAGTGCGTTACCACCATCAAGGTGCTGACAGACATGAAAAGGTTTTACACATCCattcattcaccatcattcaacttctctctctctcacgcacacacacgcacacacacacgcacagtcaGGTGTGTAAGCAGcagtcacatccagagagaggtACAGTATGTGGGAGCCGAGACACGACCCCAGATTGTcattgtcatggtgacaggtgCTGAAGTCACTGCTAGCCAGCCGCAGCTGACAAGTTGCTGACACAAGGCTGGTGACTAGTCCGTCATCGTGTCATCCACCGCGGTGACATCACTGAGCTGACGAAAGTGAGAAAGTGCTTGCACAGACACGGCCGCCACGTCGGCTCCACTAACCAATCACTTAATGCCGCTTACACCCGCTGAGCACAACAATCGACTGTTAGTCGGGTGGCGGTGGGGGAGGGCTTTATtgacacacacggacacacggacacgcacacacacgcacacacggacatccacacacacagacacacacacacacacacacacacacgcacgccctTGTCGCCCGCCTGGAAGTGACGATCATTCTGAGACAACCACcaccccgctctctctctctctcgcgcgccgTGTGTTGCCGGGGTACCGTGCGGCCAACAGCGGGTAGGCCGGGTGGCGGGTGTCAGGCACACTCCGCTGACGGTTAGTGAAAGCGGAACAAGCAGCCATTGCCGACACTCCTTGAGCCGTGTGATCGGCCTGGCGGCGGACTTAGCGCGGGCCCTCCGGTGGAGATCGAACTCCATTTCTCGCCAGGCAACTCCCCGTGTACATCCACCCACACCTCGCTACAGGTCGCTCACCAGCGAGTGGTGGGCAGCAAGAAGGGACTGACAGACAAGAGGAGAAATAAGACTTTGCCCCGCAAGTAATCCCACAGTGACGATGTCCGTGTCGCCACCGACCTTTCGTGGAGAGCGACTGAGGAGACGGTCACAGAGTCTGTAGACTCGGCCACCACACcgcacacacacctgtaaacaGTTGAGTTTACTCTCTCACAGCCTGGAGTGCAGGTGACTGCGCGGGGGAAGCAGCGCCCTCAGGATCACTTGCTGGCCTCCGGGACAACAGGCAATCAGGGTGAGAGGTCGTCTTACGACACAAGAGCTGACACTTGTCACACTTGTCACAGCATGAGCCTCGAGTAAGGTGAACCGCTCTTACCTGCTCGGTTGCTAGGTGTTGCTCCCAGACGCGGTGACCATGACAACAGTGAAAGCCTATCGTCTGCGTATCGAGACGGAAGACCCGATGTACTACGGGCAGAAGAAGCTGAAGATCACAGGCCGTGACCTCGTGAACCTCAGCAGCTCCGTCTTCCACCTGCTGGAGTTGGAGGTCCTCGACCTCAGTCCCGAGCGGGAGTCGTGCCTGGACTAcaagctgacgtcacttccgcccgGCATCGGGCGCCTGGTCAACTTGACCACGCTGATGCTGGACACCAACGACCTGACGGAGGTGCCGCCGGAGATGGCGCTGCTGCAGCAGTTGGAGCGCCTGGCCCTCAGCAACAACCACTTGTCCTCCCTGCCACCCGAGTTCAAGAACCTGAAGGAGCTGCGCAGCCTGCACCTGGCCAACAACGACTTCCACGACTTCCCGCCGCAGCTGTGCTGCATCACCACGCTGCAGTTCCTGGACCTGTCCGACAACCACATCAAGGTAAGCAGCAGCCAGCAGTCCGGGGTGGCCTCCTCACATCCTGACTGGGGTACATCCTCAACACAAGGTCAGCTCCAGAAGGTATCTAGCGCAGGATACTGGCACGTGAACGAGGACACGATCCTGTAAACTCTATCAAGACAaacacacgtgacgtcacacccgGGTCACGTGTCAAATgctgtttgtcatcatcatgtGTCACGTCACGTGCAGTTTGACATCAGGTGTCGTATGCTGTGTCATCTTGTAGTGGTGTCAGTCATGCCATGTCAGTGATGTGTCGTCTGTTTCCGTAGTGTCCTTACCGTAAATCACAGCTCagatgctgacgtcactgttgcTGCTCATTTACAGACGACGCTGACGTATTGACATGAATCGTCAtcaagttgttgtttttgttttttgtttttttgttttttttttttgtttcctttggccacttaaagaaaaactcacaGACGCACGCGCGTTTTAGTTTAACCAATCAACTATTAGATTTTGTAAATGTCTGACGACCAAAGCGTCATCTGTCACATGCGCTGTGTGCAGGCTCTGCCAGAGGAGATCAGCCAGCTGCAGGAGCTGCAGACGTTGTTGCTGTTCATCAACGACCTGCCGAAGCTGCCGGAAGCGCTGTGTCAGCTGACGGAGCTGCGGTGTCTGTGGGTGGGCAAGAACCGCCTGCGCGCGCTGCCTCGCCACTTCGGGCAGCTGGTCAACCTGGACTGGGGGCACCGCTACACCTCCTCCGCCCTCGACGACAACCCGCTCATCCACCCGCCGCTGGAGATCTGCCGCATGGGCCCGCAGGCCATCGACCGTTACATGACCTCGCTGCACGGCGGCGACACCGCGGACAGACACAAGGACGACAGCAGAAGCAGAACGAACTCCAGGAAAGACGGGAAGGCGGAAATGATCCGAGACAACGGAACATAGACAAAAGCTGAGCCACAAAGAGGCTGGGAAAGGAGGAGGACAGCAGAGGTCGAGGGCTTGGACTCGTGCTGTTTACGAATGATACCATGTACAAACCCGTGCTGTTTACGAACTATACCATGTACAAACTCGTGCTGTTTCCGAATGATACACTGTGGACTCGTGCTGTTTACGAATAATACCGTGTAAGACTCGTGCTATTTCCAAATAAGGAAACCAGGGGCAACATCTCGCGCCCACCCAACCTGAGAATGGCGCGGGTGTCGGAGATTGTGACTGTCAACAGAGCAGTGCGACTGTGAATAGAAGCGTGATTGTGAACAgaggtgtgtgaatgtgaaagaagagtttttctctctcttgtggTTGTAACCCTGGGCAGGcgtcacacagatacacaaaacTTGAGACTCCATGGAACTGCTGTCGACTTGACAtcagcacgtgacacagacCTCAGCAACAAACTGCTTTCTCAGACATTTCTTGTAAAcattaacaatttattttaaaaatgaaaattcaaaacctaatagtttgtttctgttttatttctccgGACCCATGAAGAAACCGTCGTAGAGTTACAAACACAGTTCTCACCTTGACTTATTGCTGACGTGTGTGTGCGCCTCCTTCCTCCACAGGTAGACGATGTTCCTCCTTTGTCACTCTCTCCGTCTCCGCCACGTCCTGTTCACACCTGGAGGCTAGCAGCACCTTCACAGTATCCACACTGCCACCTGTCACAGACACTGCCACTTGTTATAGACACACTGCCACCTGTTATAGACACACTGCCACCTGTCACAGACACACTGCCACCTGTCACAGACACACTGCCAAGGTGGTCACTAAGGAGAAGCCCTACTtagcttgttgttgatgacaACAACTGTAAACAATGTTGTCTTGTGACGGCCTCGCTAGGAATATCGTGAAGCGAGAGGCAAACTAGCAAACTGCCAGCCCTCCATCCATCCCACAGTTCACAACTGGTTTTCACGGTGAAGGTGTCTTTGTTGTGATTGTGCTCActtgctgacctctgacccgcccttgtgtgtgtgtgggggctACTGGCCGTGCACGTGTCCGTGAGGTTGTGGACGTCTGTGCTCTGTGTACACACCTGGTGTGTGTCTAGTCAGGCCTGAGGTACACGAcacgtctgtgtgtctgtgtctctgtatgtctgtgATATGGTCGCCATGCACGCGCGGCACGCGGAGACAGGCCAGGTGACATCAAGGCAGGGGCAAGCACTCGTATTACTTTCACATGCACGTGCGTACAACCACGCATGACACATGCTTAGAAGtcgtgcaaacacacaaacacacgcatttacacgcacgcacgaacacgcATTCTGTGTCATTAGTTATCACGTGGTAATGTGGTACAACAATTGTTAACATCATGGTGTcacatgtcagtgatgtcacaCAGGAGGATGAGCAGTGCCATGGTGTcacatgtcagtgatgtcacaCAGGAGGATGAGCAGTGCCATGGTGTCACATGTCAATGATGTCACACAGGAGGATGAGCAGGGTCATGGCCCCAGATGGCGGCGGGAGGAGATGACGTGGTGCAAGTccagagagaggaggaggatttgatgttttacgccgtgccagcaactgaggctatattacagcaagcagccagccctgtaaacagatgtcacatgcagagaaagaacagcatgcccgagacgagaaatgaactctgggcagccaaccttcactgtattggtgacaggcgctaaccgttgcgccaccggaccgcttatATGAGTCCAGAGAGAAGAGGTCGCCTCCCTCCCATTCAGTTCTCCTGCACTTCAGtaacaccccccccccttcctaCCCGATGGCCCTCAACCTCTGACCTTTACACTGTGAGCAAGGTATATAGCCGTGTGTCAAAATACCTTTCACTGATAGCAGtccccccacaccccacacctcctctcccaccctcccccaccctccccGAGTGGCTGTGGCTTTAGTTTGTCATGTCTTGAGGACATTTGCACAAGTGACAGGAGTGAAGGGCGGGGGCTGCCAACAAAAGCGTGTTGAAGTGAACCCTGACCCCAATCGATTTCCAAAGCTATTGATCAGCCTGGTCTATTGATTGGTCTCTTGACGGCGACAGTCGGCGGGTCTACAGTCGGTACCGGACCCTCACCTACCACAAGCACTGGGccgggtggtggtgtggtggtgaggtgtggtggtggtggtgtggaggtggtcatggtggtggtgtggtggtggtggtcgagTAGTCCCCGACTGAAGCAGGTCTGAGTGGCGACTTCAGCTTATCTATCGTCAGTACGTGCGATGCCAGGTGTACAGCAGCGAAACGTTCACCTTTTGTAGTCTTCAACAACGAGTGTGTCCACTGcagccaccacacacacactcacacacacacctttatacattgtctctgtctctcacacatacatacactgtcacacacacatactctctcctctctctctcacacacacattctctttctctttccaccCACCCCCAGCCCCAACGAGCGAAAACTGTTCCTCCAGTAAATTGGACGAGGCTGACAGGTGCGCCGCCTGTGTGTAGGTAagaggtctgtgtgtgtgtgtgtgtgactgggtgtgtgtgtgagtctgtgtgtgtgactgtgtgtgtgtgactgtgtgtctgtgtgtgtgtgtgtgactgtgtgtgtgactgtgtgtgtgtgtgtgactgtgtgtgtcgctgtgtgtgtgactgtgtgtgactgtgtgtgtgtctgtgtgtgactgtgtgtgtgtctgtgtgtgactgtgtgtgtggctgtgagtgtgtgtctgtgtgtgtgtgcaaactgTCATGGAGGGGGGAGTGCTTTGTGAGGACTTGTTGACATACAGCGTCAGTACGGACCCGCCCCGCCAGCCTGACCTTGTTAGTAAAcacacttgtttgtttacactgtgtTTTATTACACTCTCACATTCTCCCCCCGTGTCTAGTGAACAGAGGTCACAACTGATTCCATGAACCCTGCCACCCGCCCTGGTGTACTGAACACACCAGACAAGCACACCTAGCTGTGACACTGACTGCAAGTGaacacactgactgactgacaagcGCTTTttaaacaagtgaacacactaACAGACAAGCTCTctctaaacaagtgaacacactgaCAAGCTCTCTCgctaaacaagtgaacacactgacaagctctctctctctaaacaagtgaacacactgactgactgacatgcgctctctaaacaagtgaacacactaacagacaagctctctctctctctctaaacaagtgaacacactgactgactgacatgcgctctctaaacaagtgaacacactaACTGACAAGCTctctaaacaagtgaacacactgaCTTACTGACaagctttctctctctaaacaagtgaacacactaactgacaagctctctctctctaaacaagtgaacacactgactgactgacatgcgctctctaaacaagtgaacacactaACTGACAAGCTctctaaacaagtgaacacactaACAGACAAGCTCTctctaaacaagtgaacacactgactgactgacatgcgctctctaaacaagtgaacacactaACTGACAAGCTctctaaacaagtgaacacactgaCTTACTGACAAGCTCTCTctctaaacaagtgaacacactaacagacaagctctctctctctctaaacaagtgaacacactgactgactgacatgcgctctctaaacaagtgaacacactaACTGACAAGCTctctaaacaagtgaacacactgactgacaagctctctctaaacaagtgaacacactgactgacaagctctctaaacaagtgaacacactaACTGACAAGCTctctaaacaagtgaacacactgacaagctctctaaacaagtgaacacactgaCTGACAAGCTCTCTCgctaaacaagtgaacacactgaCTGACAAGCTCTCTCgctaaacaagtgaacacactgaCTGACAAGCTCTCTCgctaaacaagtgaacacactgactgactgacaagctctctaaacaagtgaacacactgactgactgacaagcttctctctctaaacaagtgaacacactaacagacaagctctctctctctaaacaagtgaacacactaacagacaagctctctctctctctaaacaagtgaacacactgactgactgacatgcgctctctaaacaagtgaacacactaACTGACAAGCTctctaaacaagtgaacacactgaCTTACTGACaagctttctctctctaaacaagtgaacacactgaCAAGCTCTCTCgctaaacaagtgaacacactaACAGACaagctttctctctctaaacaagtgaacacactaACTTACAAGTTTCTCCAAacgtttattgttgtttatggTTTCATAGTCAACAAGCTGCAAGTTTAGCGGGTGTGAAGTAAAGACAGCATGTAGAGGTAGAAGCTTGACCTCTGCCCCCACTCCACAACGTGTTGTCCACCCCCGGGTGCACGCTGGTGTTGGTGTAGGCGACTGCACGACGGAGTTGACGGTGTCGCAGTGGTGGGCAGCGGTGGTGTGCAGCGGCAGTTGCTAGCCGGACACGCACACCGGGTGGATGCAGCAGAAGGGAAACGGAGCGATGGGGGAGCTCTCCAGGCGGTAGTTGCACACTGGGATCGGGTAGCTGGGGcatctacgcatgcgcaaacgaGAGTTTCGGATGACATCACTTCCTCAGCTTCGCAGTTTTACGCTGCAttcgttctctttctctcaatctgTCCTAGGAAATCAGGGTAGATTGTCATCTACCCTGTCACTATGTTTCAACCAAGCGCacacgcatccacacacacacatccacacacacacatacacacgcatccacacacacatccacacacacacatacacacatacacacacatccacacacacacacacacacatacacacacatctacataactgcacacacacacacacacgcgtgcaccGCTGAGACAAGGAGTCTGTGGACGAAGCAAGCTGCTGGTGCACGTGACCATTGTGTGGGCGAGTTGTCGGCTGATGACCAGTTTATTACACGAACATAATGTCGGCAGAGGGCGCCACTAACACACGCCACTATGTAACACACGCCACTATGTAACACATGCCACTACTCCATTACAAGGCTATGTAACTGTTTGCGAGGCCTCGTGACCTGAGGTGGAGACGAAGGGCTGATAATTGATAAACTCCACGGATGTCATTTTAAAGGCAGGTGTTCAGGTGAGCACAGAATGGCGGACTGCTTGATGACCGGCTGGACGACTAACTGCTGCTCGTCTCACGCGAGTTATCGATCCTGTCGCCACCCTCCCCGGGACAGACGAAAGGACATCCCTGAGGATATCGCTGACAATCGATAGTTTCATCGAGGACTTGCAAGCAGGACGTCCGAGCCCGTAAAACTTGATTGGCGATGAAACAAATGTTGTCTGGCAGCTCAGGCGTCACGTGTCTCGCACCAGGTCTCGTTACCTGGCAACAGCACCATGGCGACGACCCTGGCACGTAGCGGCTGTAGGGTGACGTATGTGACTGAGTGTGACGCCCACACCAGACGTAACCACATCCAGACACGTGAGTTCCTGACAGAAATGTTGTTTGTCTGTCATCAGGTTGTCTCGGGTGGATTTCACCCCACTACCCACCTCCCAGCCCTCGGCGCCAGGATGGCAAGTAatagagagagagcgagaaaggaCTGATGTCAGCCCTCAGATGTCCTCGTCGAGGTGTGACGTCATTAACAGTTGTGCTCCACACGTTGTAGTCGTCGCAGCCACACCAACAGACCTCGTCAACACCGTCAACACCACGTCGACAGGACGTAAACACGACGTCAACAGTCAGGTCCTGCCCTCAACACCCAACATCTGTTCAGTCAGCCTCAGTGCAAACACACAGCATGTCACATCCTCACCACACTTGGCACGAACACTCGTTACTTCTGTACGTCACATGCTGTGTACGTTGCTGACAagtctgtttgttgttgttgtctcagGGTTAGGCTTCGCGCAAACAACGCGACACACAGAGAACCTCCGCTCACCCACATCTACCACGTGACAGCGTCCTCGTGTGTGACAGTCTTGGTGAGGGAGTGCTGTGAGTGTTATGTGAGAGTGTTCTGTGAGAGAGTTCTGTGAGTGTTCTGTGTGAGAGtgttctgtgagagagagagagagagttctgtgagagacagaaagagttCTGTGTGAGTGTTCTGTGAGAGAGTTCTGTCAGAGAGTTCTATAAGAATGTTAAGACAGTGTTGTATGACAAAGTGTTCTGTGAGAGAGTTCTGCGAGAGAGTTCTGTGAGAGAGTTCTGTGAGAGAGTTCTATAAGAATGTGCTAAGACAGTGTTGTATGACAAAGTGTTCTGTGAGAGAGTTCTGCGAGAGAGTTCTGTGAGAGTGCTAAGACAGTGTTGTATGACAAAGAGTTCTGTGAGAGAGTTCTGTGAGAAATGCTGCTTACGGTTGACACCGCCGCCATTTTCTATCTGCTGTTGGCTACAAACGGCCGGCTACCTGTCTGGCCGGCCTCCCTCCCCTCCTTTGATCTGTTCAGCGCACATTCCTCGTGCGCTAAGAGATACCCGGGTGATAGCGGGTACATGCTACCCTTGGCGTGCCGTCAGCTCTCCTTCTCGCTCCTTTTTGTTTGACCCCCACCACCCCCATGAGCAAATGTAAGTTTTCCCTCTGACGCCGAGCTTTGAACGGTTTGGGTGTTCAGTACCCGTGTTTAAATAGCTCTTGATCATTAATGATTTGTGAGGTCACGTGGTGCACAGTATCACTGGCGACAGTTGACAGGTGAGTGATTACTTGACAAGCTACAGCATGCTGACATCAAACGACTTCCCGTTCTCTGTCTcacagagatggagagggagagagggagagagggggagggaggggaaagggaaGTATTTTGTGGGATTTGTTGTCAGAAGCCCTGCAGTGATGTTTGTGTTACAAAGCCCctccctcacccctcacccctaCACAGCAGCGTGACCAGTACACTTGTTTAATACGTAGACACGTGACCCGATACGTGTTTTAATACGAGAGACACGTCACCAAGACACGtgttctgtgacgtcacacacacacacatcatgagCGAGACACGGGTTCAACAATACAACGTACACACGATGACcaaggtaaacaaacaactcaCACGTGACCAGAGTGACCAGGAGGACAAGACTCACGTGATCAAGAAGGTG
Coding sequences within:
- the LOC112574395 gene encoding leucine-rich repeat-containing protein 57-like, with translation MTTVKAYRLRIETEDPMYYGQKKLKITGRDLVNLSSSVFHLLELEVLDLSPERESCLDYKLTSLPPGIGRLVNLTTLMLDTNDLTEVPPEMALLQQLERLALSNNHLSSLPPEFKNLKELRSLHLANNDFHDFPPQLCCITTLQFLDLSDNHIKALPEEISQLQELQTLLLFINDLPKLPEALCQLTELRCLWVGKNRLRALPRHFGQLVNLDWGHRYTSSALDDNPLIHPPLEICRMGPQAIDRYMTSLHGGDTADRHKDDSRSRTNSRKDGKAEMIRDNGT